The following nucleotide sequence is from uncultured Draconibacterium sp..
AAATTTCGAATTGCGAAAAAAGTGGCCAGCGATGGAATTGGTGTTCACGTTGCAAACGGAACACGCACAAATATTCTTGTTGACCTACTCGATAAATCGAATAACCTAAAACACACTTTTTTCGTACCTAACGAGAAACCATCAAGCGGAGTAAAAAAATGGATCGGTTATTCTGATGGTTTTGCAAAGGGACAGGTACAAATCAACGAAGGAGCAAGAAAAGCACTGCTTTCCGACAAAGCCGTAAGCTTGCTGCCCGTAGGAATTGAGAAAATTGAAAGCGAATTCAAAAAAGGAGACTTAATAAAAATAACAGGTATAAACGGCGAGTTTGTTGGCATGGGCAAAGCCTCATACGGATCGGAAAGAATTGAAAAGGAGAAACAATCCGACAAGCAAAAACCGGTAATACATTACGATTATTTGTATGTAGAATATAAAACGAATGAAACATTAATATAGAATATAAAAATAGCTCAGAGTAACCTTTAACGGAGTTTGTCTCCCACGACAAACTACCCTTACTCCCTTTTTTTGATGCCTTAATTTGAACATATTCTGAGCTCCCTCTCCCTCCCCCGGGAGAGGGTTTTTCGTTGAAAGACCAATATTATGAAGATAGAACAACAGCTAAAAAAAACGCTTGATGCATCGCGCAAATTAAACCTGGTGAATGACGACCAGGTGAAAAAAGTATTGCTGGAACTGGCAAACGAAGCAAGGGCAAAATCCGATTTTATTCTTTCGGAGAACCAAAAAGACCTGGATCGCATGGATCCGAAAGATCCAAAATTCGACCGACTGAAACTATCGGAAGAAAGAATAGAAGGCATTGCCTCCGACATGGAAAATGTTGCCCGCCTTGAAAGTCCGGTTGGAAAAGCATTAAAAGAAACGGTTCGTGAAAATGGGCTGAAAATTAAAAAAGTCACCGTGCCGTTTGGTGTAATCGGGATAATTTATGAAGCCCGCCCAAACGTTACCTTCGATGTTTTTGCCTTGTGCATGAAATCAGGTAATGCTTGTGTTTTAAAGGGTGGCAGCGATGCCATTTACTCTAACCAGGCCATTGTTTCTATTATACGCGATGTACTAAAGAAATTCGATTTTGACGAAAATACAGTAACATTACTTCCTGCCGGGCGCGAGGAAACCAACGAAATGTTGCAGGCTCGCGGATATATCGATTTGATTATTCCACGCGGAAGCCAGGGGCTAATAAATTTTGTACGCGAAAATGCCACCATTCCGGTAATTGAAACCGGTGCCGGAATATGCCACACTTATTTCGATGAATTTGGCGATGCCGAAAAAGGCCGCGAGATAATTTTCAATGCCAAAACCCGCCGTTGCTCAGTTTGTAATGCATTGGATTGTTTGGTAATTCACGAAAACCGATTGAATGAACTTCCTGCTTTTGCCAAAAAACTTTCGGAAGAACAAGTGGTAATTTATGCCGATGAAAAAGCTTTCAAACAAATAGAACCGATTTACCCCAAAGAGCTGTTATTCGAGGCCACAGAAGAATCATTCGGAACAGAGTTTTTATCGATGAAAATGTCGATAAAAACAGTTGCTTCTTTCAACGAAGCGTTGGACCATATTAATACACATTCATCAAAACACAGCGAGGCGATTATTACTGAAAACCAGGAGCGAATTGAAACCTTTTGCAAAATGGTAGATGCGTCTTCTGTGTATTCAAATGCATCAACCGCTTATACCGACGGTGCCCAATTTGGACTGGGAGCTGAGATCGGCATCAGCACACAAAAATTACATGCCCGAGGACCGATGGCGCTGGAAGAATTGACCAGCTACAAATGGATCATTGAAGGAAACGGACAAGTACGACCAAGGTAAAAGGCAAAAGTAAAAAGTTGAGGACAGCTCTGATGGACGAAATCCCGACCGTTAGCGTCGGGAGCAAAAGTAAAAATATAAAAGACAAAAATATAAACTCCGGAAGCTGAAACTTCGGTCTTCATGCTTCCATTTTCAAACTTAAATTATGAAAAAATTCACATCAGTAAAAGATATTCCCAGCATTGAAAAAGCGCTGGCAACTGCATTCGAAGTAAAAAATAACAAATTTGGATTTCAGCACCTAGGGAAAAACAAAACCATGGTTTTGGTATTTTTCAACTCAAGTCTTCGCACGCGTCTCAGTACCCAAAAAGCGGCCATGAACATGGGCATGAACACGATGGTGATGAACGTAAACGAAGACAGCTGGCAACTGGAATCGGAAATGGGCGTAGTTATGGACGGCAAAAATGCCGAACACCTGCGCGAAGCCATCCCGGTTATTGGTAAATATTGTGATGTAATTGGCGTGCGTGCTTTTGCTAAATTCGAAAAACGCGAAGATGATTACGCTGAAAAAATATTAAGCCAGTTTGTTGAATATGCCGGTGTTCCTGTGGTAAGCATGGAAGCTGCAACTCGTCACCCCTTGCAAAGTTTTGCCGACCTGGTAACCATTGAAGAACACAAAAAGGTAGAAAAACCCAAAGTAGTTCTTACATGGGCTCCGCACCCGCGTGCGTTACCACAAGCTGTTGCCAACTCGTTTGTTGAGTGGATGCGCGAAACCGATTACGAACTGGTGGTCACTCACCCGAAAGGATACGAACTGGCTCCCGAATTTATGGGAGATGTTAAAGTAGAGTACGATCAGAAAAAAGCTTTCGAAGGTGCTGATTTTATCTACGCTAAAAACTGGGCTTCGTTCACCGATTATGGCCAGATACTTTCAAAAGATTTGAATTGGACAGTTAATGAAGAAAAAATGGCGCTTACCAACGATGCGAAATTTATGCACTGCCTACCGGTACGTCGGAATATGGTAGTAAGCGATGGCGTTATCGACAGCCCTAATTCAATTGTGGTTGAACAAGCCTACAACCGCGAAGTTACTGCACAGGCAGTATTGAAAATGATTCTTGAAAATGCTTAATTCTGCTACCTTTGCGGCCTCGCGGATTGAGAGAATTTAAAAACATGACTAAAAAAATAGAAATAATACCTGCCATCGACCTCATTGACGCTAAATGTGTGCGACTTTCTCAGGGCGATTACAACCAGAAAACGATTTACAACGATAACCCGCTGGAGGTGGCTAAAATGTTCGAAGATGCCGGAATCACACGTTTACACCTTGTTGACCTGGATGGAGCAAAAGCCAAGCACATTGTAAACTATAAAGTGCTTGAAACCATCGCCGGAAAAACCAATTTGGTGATTGACTTTGGTGGCGGATTAAAATCAGACAAAGACCTGGGAATTGCATTTAACTCAGGTGCAGCTATGGTTACCGGCGGTAGTATCGCAGTAAAAGAGAAAGATACTTTTCTGAGCTGGCTGGAGAAATTTGGCAGCGAAAAAATCATTCTGGGTGCCGATGCAAAAGACGGCAATATTGCAGTAAGCGGTTGGCTGGAAACCACCGAATTAGGTGTTATCGATTTTATTTCAGAATTCCACAAACAGGGAATCAGCAAAGTAATTTCAACGGATATCAGCCGCGACGGAATGTTAAGCGGCCCTGCATTTGAACTTTACGCTGACATTATGGAAACGCTTCCCGAAGTGGAAATTATTGCCAGTGGTGGAATTGCCACCATGGACGACATATTAAAATTAGATGAAATGGGCGTTCCGGGAGTAATTACCGGAAAAGCCATTTATGAAAATCGCATAACTTTGAAAGAAATTGAGAAGTTCATTTCATAACAATGATACTGTCATTTCGAATCCTGAGGAACGAAGCTGAGAAATCTACCTCATATCAACAGATTTCTCCTCGCCTAATCGTCGAAATGACAAAACTGATAAGAAAATGCTTGCAAAACGAATAATACCATGCCTCGATATCCGAAACGGACAAACCGTTAAGGGAATCAACTTTGTGGACATTAAAGAAGTTGGCGACCCCGTGGAGCTGGGCGCAAAATATGCAGCCGACGGCGCCGACGAACTGTGTTTCCTGGATATTACAGCAACCCACGAAGGCCGCAAAACTTTTGTTGAACTGGTAAAACGGATTGCAGCGCATATCAACATTCCGTTTACGGTTGGAGGTGGAATCAGCGAATTGAGCGATGCAGAAAAACTTTTGGCTGCAGGCGCCGATAAAATCTCCATCAACTCATCGGCGGTTCGTAATCCAAAACTGATAGACGACCTGGCGTTGAATTTTGGAAGCCAGTTTGTTGTTGTTGCCATCGATGCACGAGGTGATGAGAACGAACACTGGACAGTTACGGTAAACGGTGGCCGAATTCCGACCGACAAAGAACTTTTTTCGTGGGCAAAAGAAGCTGAAGACCGCGGTGCCGGAGAGATACTTTTTACTTCGATGAACCATGACGGGACAAAAAATGGATTCGCCAATAAAGAGCTTTCGAAAATGGCCGATATGCTGAAGATTCCAATCATTGCATCGGGAGGTGCAGGTGCCGAAGAGCATTTTGTTGACGTTTTTACCGAGGGCAAAGCCGATGCCGGACTGGCAGCCAGTATCTTTCACTACAACGAAATTCCAATTCCGGTTCTTAAGAAATACTTAAAAGAAAAAGGCATTATTGTCCGATAGCCAATCAAAATAGTAACTTCGCAACGATTTAAAACAAAGGGAGCCAATCTTCCGACTTAACAGACAGATATGAGACAGCTAACAGATATTTCAAAAATTGATTTCAATAAAATGGACGGGCTAATTCCGGCGATCATTCAGGACGCAGAAACACAAAATGTTTTGATGCTTGGATTTATGAACGAAGATGCATTGGCCAAAACACAGGAGATTGGCAAAGTAACGTTTTTTAGCCGCACCAAAAACCGCTTGTGGACCAAAGGCGAGGAATCGGGAAATTTTCTGAATGTTGTTTCGATGGCAATTGATTGCGACGATGACACGCTACTAATAAAGGTAAATCCTGTTGGGCCGGTTTGCCACAAAGGTGACGATACTTGCTTTGAAGAATCAAACGCAGGCAACGATATTCAATTCCTTAGCTACCTGCAGGATTTTATCGACAAACGCAAAGCCGAAATGCCCGAAGGTTCGTATACTACTTCTCTATTTCAGAAAGGAACACGAAAAATTACGCAAAAAGTTGGTGAAGAAGCTGTTGAAACCATTATTGGAGCAATGGCCAACGACGACGAAAACTTTATGTATGAAGCCGGAGACTTGCTTTATCACCTTGTTGTTCTGCTAACACACAAAGGTTACCGGATTGAAGATGTGGTTCGCGAACTCAAGAAAAGACACAAGTAATACACTATTTTTCAGCACATTATAACAATTCAATATTTTCTTTAACCCTCTCCGGTTTGGCAATCCCATATCCTGCTGAATCCTATAAACATATTATAGAACACAGTTATGAAACATAGCTCCACAACATAACTGTAAAACATTGAAATTAACCACTTTACAATTAGGCATATTTAAGCGGTACTCCGTAGCTTTGTTATATCTTCTAACTACAAAAAACCGCTTGTATGGAAACATTAACCATTTGTCCTACCAGTACGGCCACAATTTTAGCTTGTCAACAAATTGCAAAAACCTTTAAAGAAAACATCTACGAGTTATCGATTCTGCGAAATGAATGGGACCCTGAATTCGCAACATCCTTAATGGTGTGGATCGATGATACCATCGATAAACACTACTCTGAAAATCTGGATGTTTTAGAAGATGAACGTTATCGCGAATGGCACGAAATTATGGTTGAAGGCCTTCAACATCTAAAAGTTCTACGAGCTTCTTTAAAAGTCGACTTCAAAAAAGACAAAACCTTTTTAAAAGAATTCTTCCAAACCACCGGGTACACCGATTATTTCAGCGACGCCAAAAACGGCGACCACATTAGTTTGTTTAAGTTCCTGAAAACCTTTGCTGCCAACATGAATGAGGGCGTAAGACA
It contains:
- a CDS encoding glutamate-5-semialdehyde dehydrogenase; amino-acid sequence: MKIEQQLKKTLDASRKLNLVNDDQVKKVLLELANEARAKSDFILSENQKDLDRMDPKDPKFDRLKLSEERIEGIASDMENVARLESPVGKALKETVRENGLKIKKVTVPFGVIGIIYEARPNVTFDVFALCMKSGNACVLKGGSDAIYSNQAIVSIIRDVLKKFDFDENTVTLLPAGREETNEMLQARGYIDLIIPRGSQGLINFVRENATIPVIETGAGICHTYFDEFGDAEKGREIIFNAKTRRCSVCNALDCLVIHENRLNELPAFAKKLSEEQVVIYADEKAFKQIEPIYPKELLFEATEESFGTEFLSMKMSIKTVASFNEALDHINTHSSKHSEAIITENQERIETFCKMVDASSVYSNASTAYTDGAQFGLGAEIGISTQKLHARGPMALEELTSYKWIIEGNGQVRPR
- a CDS encoding N-acetylornithine carbamoyltransferase — translated: MKKFTSVKDIPSIEKALATAFEVKNNKFGFQHLGKNKTMVLVFFNSSLRTRLSTQKAAMNMGMNTMVMNVNEDSWQLESEMGVVMDGKNAEHLREAIPVIGKYCDVIGVRAFAKFEKREDDYAEKILSQFVEYAGVPVVSMEAATRHPLQSFADLVTIEEHKKVEKPKVVLTWAPHPRALPQAVANSFVEWMRETDYELVVTHPKGYELAPEFMGDVKVEYDQKKAFEGADFIYAKNWASFTDYGQILSKDLNWTVNEEKMALTNDAKFMHCLPVRRNMVVSDGVIDSPNSIVVEQAYNREVTAQAVLKMILENA
- the hisA gene encoding 1-(5-phosphoribosyl)-5-[(5-phosphoribosylamino)methylideneamino]imidazole-4-carboxamide isomerase; this translates as MTKKIEIIPAIDLIDAKCVRLSQGDYNQKTIYNDNPLEVAKMFEDAGITRLHLVDLDGAKAKHIVNYKVLETIAGKTNLVIDFGGGLKSDKDLGIAFNSGAAMVTGGSIAVKEKDTFLSWLEKFGSEKIILGADAKDGNIAVSGWLETTELGVIDFISEFHKQGISKVISTDISRDGMLSGPAFELYADIMETLPEVEIIASGGIATMDDILKLDEMGVPGVITGKAIYENRITLKEIEKFIS
- the hisF gene encoding imidazole glycerol phosphate synthase subunit HisF encodes the protein MLAKRIIPCLDIRNGQTVKGINFVDIKEVGDPVELGAKYAADGADELCFLDITATHEGRKTFVELVKRIAAHINIPFTVGGGISELSDAEKLLAAGADKISINSSAVRNPKLIDDLALNFGSQFVVVAIDARGDENEHWTVTVNGGRIPTDKELFSWAKEAEDRGAGEILFTSMNHDGTKNGFANKELSKMADMLKIPIIASGGAGAEEHFVDVFTEGKADAGLAASIFHYNEIPIPVLKKYLKEKGIIVR
- the hisIE gene encoding bifunctional phosphoribosyl-AMP cyclohydrolase/phosphoribosyl-ATP diphosphatase HisIE, which gives rise to MRQLTDISKIDFNKMDGLIPAIIQDAETQNVLMLGFMNEDALAKTQEIGKVTFFSRTKNRLWTKGEESGNFLNVVSMAIDCDDDTLLIKVNPVGPVCHKGDDTCFEESNAGNDIQFLSYLQDFIDKRKAEMPEGSYTTSLFQKGTRKITQKVGEEAVETIIGAMANDDENFMYEAGDLLYHLVVLLTHKGYRIEDVVRELKKRHK